The Natronolimnobius baerhuensis DNA segment AAGTTCCGACGAATTGAGCAGCGACCGCGTGGGGAATTACGTTCTGGTCTGTTATCTCAATTACTCGGTGCCGTCCCGCTATCGATCCACGTAACCGGCGTGTACCGACCCGTGAGCGGTCCCGGAACCGAAACCGTCCCCACTTGCTCCCAGCGGTCCGCTCGGCGCACAAACAGCGACCCGCGATGGGTCACGACGACAAGATTGCCGTCCACGGCGGTCATTCCGGTGATTATTTCGTCCTCGCGCGGAAGATCGACCGTCTCGAGCGTAGACTCGCAGTACGCGACAAGAGCGGGAGCAGCCTTCTCATCGTCCCATGTCGAGGAATTCGAACGTGCTGCGGACGCATAGATGGTCTCGTCGATGGAGAACGCACACCGGAAGTACGACTGCTCAAGGTCGTGGTCTAATCGGTTCCAAGTCTGACCAGCATCGGCCGACCTGTAGAGGCCGTTGCCAGTAGCTGCGACGTACTCTCCGGACGCGACAACGTGGAGCTCGTGGATATCGTCGTGAACGCTGTCGGACCGCTCCGTCCACTTCTTTCCGCCGTCATTGCTGACGTGTACGCCGCCAACTTCGATCCCAGCGACCACTCGTATCTGAGCAGGATCCGACGCTCCAGTATCGACGTGAACGTCGCGGACCTGCGCAAGATCTTCGTGACGGGGGAGCCGCCACTCCTCGCGTGAAGGGAGAGTTTGGAGCCCTTCACACTCGGTCCACTCGAGCCCGCCCTTCGATTCGTCACCGTTGATGGTTGCAGTGTAGACGTGTGCCGGCCGCGTTCCGACGAAGAGCCGGTTTCCGGACGGCGTTGCGGCGACCGTATACACCTTCTCTTGGGGAGTGCCTAGTAATGTCCACTGGGTCCCGGTTCCGTCCCGCGAGCGATACAGTCCCGTCTTCGTCGCCGCGAATATACCGTCGATGCCGTCGAATCGACGAAGGCGCATGACGCGTCCGGACTCAAGGACCTTCATCGCGTTATCCGGCGTTAATTCGGTATTGTCACGGGCGTCACCGCCATCACCGTCGCTGTCTCCGGAAATTCGATACACACCGTCGTCGCTCCCAACTAATAGCATATATCTCACAAATAACCAAATCGTGAAAATAGTTCGCTATGACCGAACGCCAGATCCAACAACTTTTCTCGAGTGCGCCCCTGACTGTGACCGTGTCGGAATTCGCGTTCGAACTCGAGGTGTGTGCCCATCTCGAGGCCGACAGACCGGGACTCATCGCCCGCCAGCTCGGCGCGAGCGTCGCCGATCCCGGCGGTCGGATTCTCGACGTGATCTGTGTCGACCCCGGCCCGGCATTTGAGAAGCGACTCGCGCTGACGAGCGAGACGATTCCGGACGCGGCTATCGCGTCCAACGTCGGTCCCGGCCGCGCTCGGTACTGGAAGCGCGCGTTCCCCGACGAGTGCCATCCAAAACAGGCGCGCCGGGCAATGGAACGCGCCTGCGAGATTGGCTTTTTCGAACGCGAACGACGCAACGGCCGAACGTACGTCCGTCAGGTTGCCCGCTACCCCGACTGGTACGGGCGGCTGGTCGGCATCGAAAACAAGCCCGACCTCGGCCGACCGGGCGACCTCGAGGCGCAACTACGAACGGACGTCAGTCTCGCGCTGGTCGACGAGGTTATCCTCGCGACGGAAAGTTACGTCACGCGTGCGCATCTGAACCGCATCCCCGACGAAGTCGGTGTCTGGCGTGTCCACCGCGGCGAGTCGGACTCGCCACAGCCACTCGAGGTCGACATTGACGTGATTCGTGAGCCGACGCCGCTCCCGACTGATGAGCCGGGTATCGAGCCGCTCGAGTCCCATCCCGGCCGAACTGAGATCGCCGTCGTCGATGCAGGGGCCAAAGCACGCGCGCGTCGTCGACTCGCCGAGCGAGCCTACGGCAAGGGCTGGCGAACGTACGATCTGCCAGCCTGTGGTGCCTGTTCACCGACTGATCCGAACGAGACTGGGGCGACACTTCCGTACTGCCAGTGGGCCGGCGAGATCGTCGATGCCGGCTCGAGATGTGGGCCATCGTGTCCAGGTTACGACGACGCTGACGGAGAACCGGTCGATCTCGAGGCAGAGCGGACAACACAGACTCCCTGGCGAGCTAATCCAGCAGGTCGCCAACGACGTCAGTCAGGATTAGATCAGTTCGAGTGAGTTCTGGACAGTCCGTCTCACTCAGGAAGGAGATACTGCTCACCGTCGACAGCGAGGGGCTCAGCGAACGCCTCCTCGAGTGGGTAGTAGTGTGCCAAATGGACGAGTCGAGTCTGCTCAGCCTCGAGATCCGACGCGAGTG contains these protein-coding regions:
- a CDS encoding beta propeller repeat protein, with protein sequence MLLVGSDDGVYRISGDSDGDGGDARDNTELTPDNAMKVLESGRVMRLRRFDGIDGIFAATKTGLYRSRDGTGTQWTLLGTPQEKVYTVAATPSGNRLFVGTRPAHVYTATINGDESKGGLEWTECEGLQTLPSREEWRLPRHEDLAQVRDVHVDTGASDPAQIRVVAGIEVGGVHVSNDGGKKWTERSDSVHDDIHELHVVASGEYVAATGNGLYRSADAGQTWNRLDHDLEQSYFRCAFSIDETIYASAARSNSSTWDDEKAAPALVAYCESTLETVDLPREDEIITGMTAVDGNLVVVTHRGSLFVRRADRWEQVGTVSVPGPLTGRYTPVTWIDSGTAPSN
- a CDS encoding DUF5787 family protein, whose product is MTERQIQQLFSSAPLTVTVSEFAFELEVCAHLEADRPGLIARQLGASVADPGGRILDVICVDPGPAFEKRLALTSETIPDAAIASNVGPGRARYWKRAFPDECHPKQARRAMERACEIGFFERERRNGRTYVRQVARYPDWYGRLVGIENKPDLGRPGDLEAQLRTDVSLALVDEVILATESYVTRAHLNRIPDEVGVWRVHRGESDSPQPLEVDIDVIREPTPLPTDEPGIEPLESHPGRTEIAVVDAGAKARARRRLAERAYGKGWRTYDLPACGACSPTDPNETGATLPYCQWAGEIVDAGSRCGPSCPGYDDADGEPVDLEAERTTQTPWRANPAGRQRRQSGLDQFE